One window from the genome of Poecilia reticulata strain Guanapo linkage group LG9, Guppy_female_1.0+MT, whole genome shotgun sequence encodes:
- the gas1a gene encoding growth arrest-specific protein 1a, with protein MANSNLSTHGLCRAVWPLGCVLLMFGCFSAASPHHGRQLICWQAILNCKNEPGCNYAYDHYVQACEPVLSGAKKRCPSHCISSLVQLNLTKSGPALEDCSCGEDLRCARTKRAIEPCLPRTTSTGCTEARLQCGRDAQCSSAMQDYLHHCGKLFNGAICTNACRNVIANMRKIPKGQKLETCMCDGSERTICEFIKSSMKMLCFDNPDPDREYGSGRWVDEEDDDDNPDGTVEPWSRASLPAAGLWGLTLLASILGLSPLL; from the coding sequence ATGGCAAACTCCAATCTTTCAACGCATGGTCTCTGCAGAGCTGTTTGGCCTCTTGGCTGCGTGCTTCTGAtgtttggctgcttctctgcGGCTTCCCCGCACCACGGTCGGCAGCTGATCTGCTGGCAAGCCATCCTAAATTGTAAAAACGAGCCCGGTTGCAACTACGCATATGACCACTACGTCCAGGCCTGCGAGCCCGTGCTGAGCGGGGCTAAGAAGAGGTGTCCCAGCCACTGCATCTCCTCGTTAGTTCAGCTCAACTTGACCAAAAGCGGCCCGGCTCTGGAGGACTGCAGCTGCGGCGAAGACTTGAGATGCGCACGCACCAAGCGGGCCATCGAGCCGTGCCTGCCGAGGACTACCAGCACGGGCTGTACAGAAGCCCGGCTGCAGTGCGGGAGGGACGCGCAGTGCAGCTCCGCCATGCAGGACTACTTGCACCACTGCGGGAAACTTTTTAACGGCGCGATCTGCACGAACGCCTGCCGGAACGTGATCGCGAACATGCGTAAAATCCCCAAGGGTCAGAAGCTGGAGACGTGCATGTGCGACGGGTCGGAGAGGACCATCTGTGAGTTCATTAAGAGCAGCATGAAGATGCTGTGCTTCGACAATCCAGACCCAGACAGGGAATACGGCAGCGGACGATGGGTCGACGAGGAGGACGATGATGACAACCCGGACGGTACGGTGGAACCGTGGAGCAGAGCCTCTCTGCCGGCTGCGGGCCTCTGGGGTCTGACCCTGCTGGCTTCTATTTTGGGTCTGTCGCCCCTCCTTTAA